AGAAGCAACTCGCTCTCTCTATCGCCACGCTGCAAGCTGTCCTCGCCGACGAAACCATCTCCGAGACTCTCGTCTCCACCGCAAAACTCACCGCCGAAGCCATGCAATCCGGTCACAAGCTTCTGGTCGCCGGCAATGGTGGCTCCGCGGCCGACGCGCAGCACCTGGTCGCCGAGTTCGTCGTCCGCCTCACCGTCAACCGCCCCGCCCTCCGCGCTATTGCTCTCACCACCGACACCTCCATCCTCACCGCCGCCGGCAACGACTACGGCTTCGACCACATCTTCTCTCGCCAATTAGAAGCACTCGCCCAGCCCGGCGACGTCTTCCTCGCCATCTCGACCTCCGGCAACTCGAAGAACCTGCTCAGAGCCATCACGCAGGCCAAGATAATCGGCATCTCCACCATCGGCCTCACCGGCAACGGCGGCGGCCTCATGCGTCCACTGTGCGACTACAACATCGTCGTCCCTTCTGATATCACCCAGAACATCCAGGAGTCCCATCTCGCCCTGGAGCATATCTTCTGCATGCTGGTCGAACGCTTCGCCTTCGGCCACGACCTCGACAAAAAACGCCAAATTCTCAGCGAATAGAACAGCCCTCTCGCCGCAAAGGTTACTCTTGGATCTCGGCAGTGCTCCCTCTAATGCTCCGCGAGCAATACATCCACATCCGCTTTGAAGTCCGCCTGCCTCACTGCTCCAACATAAGTCTTCGCCACACGCCCCTGCCGATCCACCAGTACCGTCGTAGGCACACCGACCATGCCATAAGCCGTCTGCGATCCCGGTTCCGGCAATGCCACCGGATACGGCACGCCAAACTCCTCCACAAACTGCTTCACCTTCGCCGTTCCCCCTTCATCGACGGCCACTCCCACCACCGCCAGTCCCTGCGGCCCCAACTCCTGCGACAGTCGAATCAGCCCCGGTGTCTCCTCCCAGCACGGCCCGCACCAGCTTGCCCAGTAGTTCACCAGCACCACCTGCCCCCGATGTTCCGCCATCCTCCACGTGCCGCCGTCGAGCTGTGTCATCACCAGCGCCGGCATCGCCCTCCTGTCAGCCATCGGTGTCATCCCGCCCGACTGCCGGGTCGCGAAGTACCACGCCCCACTCACCACCGCAAACCCGATCAAGCCAACCCCATACCCTACCCACCTCGACCGCATCGTCAGCTCCCCGCCCCCCAACTCTTTCTTCCGCCACTCGAGCTATGTACAGTTGTCAGAGATGCTTCACACCAGCCAGAAGGGACCAACTCCCATCACTCCCACCCATCGCCGCTCCGCACTACTCAGAACGATAACCCTTCTGGCCTTATTCCTCACGGCAATTCCCGCCGTTCCCTACTCCGTCCAGACCCATCAGGAGCTTATCGATCTCGCCTGGAAGCAGTCCATCCGCCCGCTCCTGCTCAAAAAGTTTCCCACCCTCACCGAAGCCCAGCTGCAGGAGGCCCACGCCTATGCCTACGGCGGCAGCGCCATTCAGGACTTCGGCTACTACCCCTTCGGCAACGCCTTCTTCTCCGACCTCACCCACTACGTCCGCTCCGGCGACTTCGTTCTCTCTCTTCTCCATAACGCCCACACCCCCGACGAACTGGCCTTCGCCATCGGCTCGCTCTCCCACTACATCGGCGACAACCTGGGGCACAAATACGCCGTCAACCAGTCCGTTCCCGTCGAGTTCCCCAAGCTCGAACAGAGATACGGAGCCTCGGTCAACTACGCTCAGGATCCCCACGCCCACGTTCAGACCGAGTTCGCCTTCGACATCAACCAACTCAGCAAGAGGCGCTTCGCACCCTCCGCCTACACCCGCTTCGTCGGCCTCGAAGTCCCTATCGTCCTGCTTCGCAAAGCGTTTTTCGAGACCTACGGCCTTCGCCTTCCCGACATCATCGGCACCAAAGACACCTCCATCCGCGTCTATCGCTTCGCCGTCCGCCGCTTCCTTCCCGACATCGCCCGCGCCGAGACCATCCTTCACAAAAAGAACTTCCCCACCGACACCCCCAGTCCCGATCTCGACGCCTTGGCAACCGACCTCCGCCAGGCCTCGGCCGACAACAACTGGGAAGCCTACCGCAAAAAACCCGGCGTCCGCAGCCACCTCTTCGCAGGCTTCATCTACATCCTGCCCAAGGTCGGCTTCCTCAAGCTGCTCGCCATCAAAGGCCCCACCGAGCAGACCGAAGACCTCTACATCAAGAGCGTCAACCGCTCCATCAAGGCCATGCGCCTAGTCCTGACCAACTACGACACCATCGACCGTTACATCGCCAATCGCGATCTCGATACCGGCGACGTCGTTCGACCCGGCGGCTACCGCCTCACCGATAGGACTTACGCCGAGCTCCTCACAACCATCACCAAAAAGCCCGAAAACGTGGTCCCCTTCCAGCTCAAGCACGACCTCATTGCCTACTACGCCGACCCGAACTCTCCCATCGAGACAAAAAAAGATCCGAAGCAGTGGGCCCAGGTCCAGACCAATCTGCAAACCCTGGCCTCCATGAAGACCATCGGCGCCCTTGACCCCGTTCCCGATGGCATCCTCGATGCTGACTAGCGGTCAACATTCGCGCCTCCCTGACAAATGCAAGCCGCCTCACCCTCTTCTATGCATCCAACTGAACATACATCCAGATCCGCAGGCAACCAGATTCACAGGCAACTAGATTCACAGGAGAAGCGATGACGATCCTTCGTAAGCACGCCCAACGCACTCACGCCTCGCGCACAGCCGCAGCCCTCAGCCTCATCCCGCTCCTGCTCCTCCCCGGCTGCAACAACACCGGCAAAGCCGCCGCCACACCCGCCAACTTCACCATCGGCATCAACAACCACTACCTCGACCATCCCGAGTGCCTGCTCACCGACACTCGCTTCCCCTTCGAGACCGGCGACGCCGCAACGACAAAACAGATGGATACCCTGGTCAAAAATCTTCTCCTCGAAAAATCCGTCGAGACCAGCATCCACGTCAGCCGCTACACCGTCGCCCCCGCCGGAACCCGCTACGCCCCGCGCTTCTGCTACGGCCATCGCGAGGTCACCAGCATCAACAGCTTCACGCCCGTAGCCGTCTCCAACGGCTTCAAAGAGACCACCATCACCTACAGCTACACCATGAAAGAAGTCCCCGTCTGGGCCGAGAGCCACGATGTACAAGCTGCCTTCCCCGCTATGGCTCGCGCCACCACCAGCCAGGCCACTGACACCATCACCCTTGCCCAATCCCCCGTAGGCTGGCAGGTCCCCGACTAACCCGACCAACGGGAGTGCCCAAGCACACACCGACCCACCGAGACAAGGTGTACCCGTCACGAAGTAACCGCCACGCGCTGTAGATCCGTCCGGCAGGACAAATCTCCCGCTACAATCCTCACCAGAGGATCCAATGTCGAAATCCCGCCGTGAATTCCTGACTCAAAGCACGCTCGCTGTACTCGCCTCCGCCTCCACCACCCTCGCGCAGACGCCCTCCACCCCCGCAACCCCCGGCGCGCCGCCCGCCTTCGGCACCTCACCCTCAGTCGGCCCAGAGGTCTCTCCCGCCACCTTCGCCGAAGCTGAAAAGCTCGTCCAGGTCGCTCTCACTGAAAAAGACCGAGCTCAGGCCGCAGGCAATTGGCGCGCCGCGATGGCTCCTCTCTACGAACGCCGCACCGGCCCCCGCAAAGTAGCCATCCCCAACACCACCGCACCGTACTCCCTCATCAACTCAATCCTCCCCGGCCAGCCCACCCTCCCGCCAAAAAACGAATTCATCCGCACCACCTCCGACGCCCCACTCCCCACCACGGACGAAGCCATCGCCTTTGCCCCCGTCCACCAACTCTCCCGCTGGATTGAAACCCGCAAGCTAACCAGCACACGCCTCACCGAGATCTACCTCGCACGTATCGAGCGCCTCAATCCGAAGATCAACTGCATCATCACCCTCACCCGAGACCACGCCCTAGCGCAAGCCAAAGCCGCCGACGCCGAAATCTCCTCCGGCCACTACCGCGGCCCGCTCCACGGCATCCCCTGGGGCGCAAAAGATCTCCTCGACACCGCCAACATCGCCACCACCTGGGGCGCAGAGCCATTCCAGCACCGCGTCCCCCCCGCAGACGCCACCGTCGCCGAACGACTTAACGCCGCAGGCGCAGTCCTCATCGCCAAGCTCTCCCTCGGCGCTCTCGCCCTCAACGATGTCTGGTTCGGCGGCCAGACCATGAATCCCTGGCTTCTCGAAGAGGGCTCCTCCGGCTCAAGCGCAGGTCCAGGCGCAGCCACCGCCGCAGGCCTCGTCGCCTTCGCCATCGGCTCTGAAACCGGAGGCAGCATCGTCTCGCCGTCTATGCGTTGCGGCGTCACCGGCCTGCGCCCCACCTACGGCCGCGTCCCGCGCACAGGAGCCATGACTCTCTGCTGGTCCCTCGACAAACTCGGCCCCATGGCACGCAGCGTCGAAGACACCATGCTCGTCCTCAACGCCATCACAGGCCCCGACGGCCATGACGTAGCCTGCGTCCTAAGCAAGCTCGACTTCGACGCCGAAGCCCCCGTAAAAAATCTAAAGGTTGGTTACTTCTCCCAGTGGATGAAGGAAGCCCCCGCCACCGACGTCGATCGCGCCGCCCTCGCCGCCATCTCTACGCTCGGCATGACGCCCGTCGAAGTCACCCTCCCTGATTGGCCCTACGACAACCTCGACCTCATCCTCTTCGCCGAAGCCGCCGCCGCCTTCGAAGAGATCACCCTCAACCACGCCGTCGACCAGCTCAAAGCCCAGGTCCCCGACGCCTGGCCCAACACCTTCCGCCAATCCCGCTTCCTCTCCGCGGTCGACTACGTCCAGGCCGACCGCCTTCGCCGCATGGTCGCCGTCGAGATGGCCCGCATCTTCGCCCCAGGCCCCAACGCTCCCGACCTCCTCCTCGTCCCCTCCCTCCGCGACGAGATCCTCACCATCACCAACTTCACCGGCCACCCCTCCCTCACCCTCCGCGCCGGCTTCGTCGAAGTCTCCGAGGCCCGCAGCGACTGGGCACCCGACCCAGCCAAGCCTCTGCCAAAGTTCACCCCACCGCGCCGCGTCCCCCACGGCGTCACCCTCATCGGCCGCCTCTTCGACGAGGGTACTATCGCCAGTGTCGGCTTGGCTCTGGAGCGTCACTTCAACGTAGCCAAAGAAACCCCACCTGGTTTTTAGCCTCCGGCCAACGGAAGGATCGGAATGGATCACGCTATTAAGACCGGTACACGAGTCATGAAGTGACCACGCACGCGCAGTGGGCCATCCGCGGCATCTCTGCCGCTAAACGAAGGCCGATGTGTACCCAGTTGGATACGGGCAAACAAAATAAACACTCTCGCCATGACAGGTACGGGATAACAATGCCGTATCGCGAAATGTGGGCCCTGGGGTGCAGATGCCATCAACCAACTACTTTGACGATCTATACGGAGTCACCGAGGAACGAGCTCTCAACTTCTGGGCGTCAAATCTCCACGAGTCGATAGGAAGTGAGCAGTGGTCCCAGATCAGCGACTCGACTGGCGTATATCTCGCAAGCGTCCTCGGTCACTTCTGCCTGCAGTCGGTCGATCGAGCCGAAGTTCTCT
The nucleotide sequence above comes from Tunturibacter empetritectus. Encoded proteins:
- a CDS encoding amidase, with the translated sequence MSKSRREFLTQSTLAVLASASTTLAQTPSTPATPGAPPAFGTSPSVGPEVSPATFAEAEKLVQVALTEKDRAQAAGNWRAAMAPLYERRTGPRKVAIPNTTAPYSLINSILPGQPTLPPKNEFIRTTSDAPLPTTDEAIAFAPVHQLSRWIETRKLTSTRLTEIYLARIERLNPKINCIITLTRDHALAQAKAADAEISSGHYRGPLHGIPWGAKDLLDTANIATTWGAEPFQHRVPPADATVAERLNAAGAVLIAKLSLGALALNDVWFGGQTMNPWLLEEGSSGSSAGPGAATAAGLVAFAIGSETGGSIVSPSMRCGVTGLRPTYGRVPRTGAMTLCWSLDKLGPMARSVEDTMLVLNAITGPDGHDVACVLSKLDFDAEAPVKNLKVGYFSQWMKEAPATDVDRAALAAISTLGMTPVEVTLPDWPYDNLDLILFAEAAAAFEEITLNHAVDQLKAQVPDAWPNTFRQSRFLSAVDYVQADRLRRMVAVEMARIFAPGPNAPDLLLVPSLRDEILTITNFTGHPSLTLRAGFVEVSEARSDWAPDPAKPLPKFTPPRRVPHGVTLIGRLFDEGTIASVGLALERHFNVAKETPPGF
- a CDS encoding D-sedoheptulose-7-phosphate isomerase; protein product: MKQLIQKQLALSIATLQAVLADETISETLVSTAKLTAEAMQSGHKLLVAGNGGSAADAQHLVAEFVVRLTVNRPALRAIALTTDTSILTAAGNDYGFDHIFSRQLEALAQPGDVFLAISTSGNSKNLLRAITQAKIIGISTIGLTGNGGGLMRPLCDYNIVVPSDITQNIQESHLALEHIFCMLVERFAFGHDLDKKRQILSE
- a CDS encoding zinc dependent phospholipase C family protein codes for the protein MLHTSQKGPTPITPTHRRSALLRTITLLALFLTAIPAVPYSVQTHQELIDLAWKQSIRPLLLKKFPTLTEAQLQEAHAYAYGGSAIQDFGYYPFGNAFFSDLTHYVRSGDFVLSLLHNAHTPDELAFAIGSLSHYIGDNLGHKYAVNQSVPVEFPKLEQRYGASVNYAQDPHAHVQTEFAFDINQLSKRRFAPSAYTRFVGLEVPIVLLRKAFFETYGLRLPDIIGTKDTSIRVYRFAVRRFLPDIARAETILHKKNFPTDTPSPDLDALATDLRQASADNNWEAYRKKPGVRSHLFAGFIYILPKVGFLKLLAIKGPTEQTEDLYIKSVNRSIKAMRLVLTNYDTIDRYIANRDLDTGDVVRPGGYRLTDRTYAELLTTITKKPENVVPFQLKHDLIAYYADPNSPIETKKDPKQWAQVQTNLQTLASMKTIGALDPVPDGILDAD
- a CDS encoding TlpA family protein disulfide reductase translates to MRSRWVGYGVGLIGFAVVSGAWYFATRQSGGMTPMADRRAMPALVMTQLDGGTWRMAEHRGQVVLVNYWASWCGPCWEETPGLIRLSQELGPQGLAVVGVAVDEGGTAKVKQFVEEFGVPYPVALPEPGSQTAYGMVGVPTTVLVDRQGRVAKTYVGAVRQADFKADVDVLLAEH